TAAAAGAACGACTGGACAAACACTTTTAATCCAGAAACCGTAAGCACCAGCCAAGTCTTTCAGTATATAGCAGATATGCCGTCCCGTCGTTCAGGGCGGCATATCTGCCTTTCTACGTGAAGAACGATTCCGGTATCTTCTTGAGTAAACGTTTATTGTAACAACTAAATAATAGCTTTCCTGCAATAAAATAGTACCATTCCAATATTCGCTATTGATAAATGAACTTCTTTGCTTCTGTTTCTTTTTTTCATATATAAGTGCAAAAAATTATAAAATTAAGCAGGGAGGGCTAAAGTAATGAAAAGACCTTCGAGCATAGGCTGGTTCGTTGTTGTGGTGGTTATTGCCTCTCTTCTGGTGGGTTGCAGAACACCCGCCGGTCGAACACCCGGAGAAGTCGTGGACGATGCAACCATTACAACGGCCGTAAAGGCCAAGCTTTTCAGAGATCCTTACCTCAGTGGTTTTGCCATTTCGGTAACGACTTTCAAGGGTGAAGTTACTCTTACGGGAGCGGTTGATAACCAATATCAAAAAGACAGGGCAACAGCCGTGGCCCGGTCTGTTCCCGGAGTGGTAAGGGTCCACAATCTTTTGAAAATTAAGTGATCCCTTCTCAAACGGCAGGCCCTTTGTTCGGGCCTGCCGCTTTTTTTCAGAAGCACCTGGTTACCTCAATGCCTTAAGAGCAGTATCAATCCGATTCAGCCCTTCCTCCAGCTCGTTCCAGCTCAGGGCAAAGGAGAGCCGTATGCACCTATCATTTCCAAAGGCGCTGCCGGGCACAACGGCAACATTAGCCTTATCAATGAGATATTCCGCCATCTCAACGGAGTTTCTTACTACGATTCCATCGTATTTTTTACCGTAAAAAGCCGAAACGTCCGGGAAGGCGTAAAAGGCTCCCTGAGGCTCCACACACTTCACCCCGGGGATTTGCCTTAACCTTTCCACGAGGTACTGACACCGGTTCTCAAACTCTTCGGCCATGCGGGCCACGCAGGTTTGATCGCCCCGGAGAGCCGCTATGGCAGCCCACTGAGCTATGGAACAGGGATTGCTCGTCGATTGACTCTGAACGGTTGATGCGGCGGATATGATCTCTTCAGGACCGACGGCAAAGCCTATACGCCAGCCCGTCATGGCGTAGGTCTTGCTGACGGCCTGAATTATGACGGTCCGCGGAAGCATAGTCTCGTCAACCATCGCAACGTTTACCCACTTACGGTTGTTGAAAAGAATGTGTGAGTAAATATCATCCGATAAAACCGTGACATGGGGATGCTTATTCAAAACAGCCACAAGCTCTACCAGTTCGTCTCGATCGTAGTAACATCCCGTCGGGTTGGAAGGGCTGTTAAGTATAACCAGGCGGGTCTTATCGGTGATGGCATTTTCGAGAAGTGCAGGAGTTAACTTGTAATCCTTTTCAAAATCACAATCAACGATTACGGGAACACCGTCACACAGAGCCACCATCTCGGGATAGGAAACCCAATAGGGAGCGGGGATAATTACCTCATCACCGGGATTTAAAATTGCCTGAAGTACGTTGTAGATGGCATGCTTACCACCGCAGGAAACAAGCACCGAAGAAGGAGAATAGTTCAAACCGTAAAAATCTCGAATCCAATCGCATACTGCCTGCTTCAACTCCGGGATTCCGCTCACAGGTGTGTATCTGGTCCGGTCAAAGTGAAGCGCCTGTACTGCCGCCTGCTTCACATGAGCCGGCGTATCGAAATCCGGCTCTCCCACGGCAAAGTTTACGACCCTTACACCCTCACGCCTCAGTTGTTGTGCCTTGGCGTTGATACTCAACGTTGCCGAAGGCTGAACCCTGGCAAGCCTTTTTGAAAGCTCCATAACCAGTCCTTTCCTATGCTACTGACACCACACCTGACGATGGACTCATGACCTTAAACAACGGCTCCTTCTCCTCGTCATCGTCATACACTACTCTGGCAAGATAGAGCCCGTGAGCCGGAGCAGTGGCACCCGCTTTTGTCCGATCTCTGCTTTCCAGAATGGCAGGGATATCGTCAGGGCTCTTCTTACCTCTCCCCACTTCCACAAGGGTTCCAACCATTATTCTCACCATATGGCGTAGAAAGCCGTTGGCTTCAAAGAAAAAAACCAGCTCGCCCTGCCCCAGCTCCTCAACCCGGGCACCAAAAACCGTCCTAACCGTTGACTTAACCGATGATCCTGAAGCCATAAAAGCCGCAAAGTCGTGAGTCCCGACGAAGTGAGAGATTGCCTCTTTTATGGCGGGAAGGTCCAGCGGATAGGGAACATGCCACAGATACCGCCTCATGAGGGCAGACGGCAGGGGTCTGTTCCATATCCGATAAAAGTAAGTCTTTTTTACGGCGGAAAAACGGGCGTGAAAGGAATGGTCAACTTCTTCTGCCGAGGTGACCACTATATCTTCCGGTAGAAGGCTGTTCATGCCTTTTAAAAAGTCCTCGGGATTCAGGCGGGTTTCAGCATAGAAGTTTATTACCTGCCCCAGGGCATGAACGCCGGCGTCGGTCCTGCCCGAAGCTCGAACGCTAACCCTTCTATTAAGCATTATGGCAAGCCTTGACTCGACGACCTCCTGAACGGTCAGAACCCCTTTCTGACGTTGCCATCCGTGGTAGTTACTTCCGTCGTATTCCAGAACAAGTTTGAAGTTTCTGGCGTCCTTTCGTGCCATGACAGCAATCAGGGTTGCCAGGGAACGTAGAACAAGCCGGTCGTTTCGGGTATGCCAAACATTATGTTCATGTTACACACGGCCTGACCGGAAGCTCCTCGCGTAAGATTATCGATCGCCGAAACCACAATAAGCCTCCCCGATCTACCATCGAGCTTCCAGCCTATATCGCAGAAATTAGATCCCCGTACCTGAAGGGTTGAAGGCATTTCCCCGGATCCC
This Thermodesulforhabdus norvegica DNA region includes the following protein-coding sequences:
- a CDS encoding pyridoxal phosphate-dependent aminotransferase, which produces MELSKRLARVQPSATLSINAKAQQLRREGVRVVNFAVGEPDFDTPAHVKQAAVQALHFDRTRYTPVSGIPELKQAVCDWIRDFYGLNYSPSSVLVSCGGKHAIYNVLQAILNPGDEVIIPAPYWVSYPEMVALCDGVPVIVDCDFEKDYKLTPALLENAITDKTRLVILNSPSNPTGCYYDRDELVELVAVLNKHPHVTVLSDDIYSHILFNNRKWVNVAMVDETMLPRTVIIQAVSKTYAMTGWRIGFAVGPEEIISAASTVQSQSTSNPCSIAQWAAIAALRGDQTCVARMAEEFENRCQYLVERLRQIPGVKCVEPQGAFYAFPDVSAFYGKKYDGIVVRNSVEMAEYLIDKANVAVVPGSAFGNDRCIRLSFALSWNELEEGLNRIDTALKALR
- the truA gene encoding tRNA pseudouridine(38-40) synthase TruA; the protein is MARKDARNFKLVLEYDGSNYHGWQRQKGVLTVQEVVESRLAIMLNRRVSVRASGRTDAGVHALGQVINFYAETRLNPEDFLKGMNSLLPEDIVVTSAEEVDHSFHARFSAVKKTYFYRIWNRPLPSALMRRYLWHVPYPLDLPAIKEAISHFVGTHDFAAFMASGSSVKSTVRTVFGARVEELGQGELVFFFEANGFLRHMVRIMVGTLVEVGRGKKSPDDIPAILESRDRTKAGATAPAHGLYLARVVYDDDEEKEPLFKVMSPSSGVVSVA
- a CDS encoding BON domain-containing protein, yielding MKRPSSIGWFVVVVVIASLLVGCRTPAGRTPGEVVDDATITTAVKAKLFRDPYLSGFAISVTTFKGEVTLTGAVDNQYQKDRATAVARSVPGVVRVHNLLKIK